A genome region from Coprococcus phoceensis includes the following:
- a CDS encoding DegV family protein: MVKIISDSTCDLSQELLDKYEISILPLHILLGDTECEDGINITPDEIYNWSEEHKMTPKTSAPAMDRAVDLLQPYVEKRQEVICFAISGEMSTSANVFRLAASDLEAEETVFVINSENLSTGIGLLVIEAAIMANKGKSAKEIVEYIERLRPFVRASFVVDTLTYLHRGGRCSGLAAMAGGVLKLHPKIVVENGKMLPKNKYRGKMNKVLLEYVKEMEMDLRHAKKERVFITHSGCDAETIQQIYDYLKNLNIFQEIVITRAGGVISSHCGPGTLGVLFIDGHAE, from the coding sequence ATGGTTAAAATTATTTCAGATAGTACATGTGATTTGTCTCAGGAGCTATTGGACAAATATGAAATTTCTATTTTGCCGCTTCATATTTTGTTGGGAGATACAGAGTGTGAAGATGGCATCAATATTACACCGGATGAGATTTATAACTGGTCAGAAGAGCATAAAATGACACCGAAAACTTCTGCTCCGGCAATGGATAGGGCGGTTGATTTGTTACAGCCTTATGTTGAGAAAAGGCAAGAAGTTATTTGTTTTGCAATTTCCGGAGAGATGTCTACTTCTGCAAATGTATTTCGTTTGGCAGCAAGCGATTTGGAAGCAGAAGAGACTGTTTTTGTGATTAATTCAGAAAATTTGTCTACAGGTATTGGGCTTCTTGTAATAGAAGCGGCAATTATGGCAAACAAAGGGAAAAGCGCAAAAGAAATTGTAGAATATATTGAACGACTGAGACCATTTGTGCGTGCAAGTTTTGTTGTAGATACGCTTACTTATCTTCATCGAGGTGGAAGGTGCAGCGGCCTTGCGGCAATGGCAGGCGGTGTTTTAAAGTTACATCCTAAAATTGTCGTGGAAAACGGAAAAATGTTACCTAAAAATAAGTATCGAGGCAAAATGAATAAAGTTCTTTTGGAATATGTGAAAGAAATGGAAATGGATTTGCGGCATGCAAAGAAAGAACGTGTATTTATTACACATTCCGGATGTGATGCGGAAACGATTCAGCAAATATATGATTATTTAAAAAACTTAAATATTTTTCAGGAAATTGTTATCACAAGAGCTGGCGGTGTTATTTCTAGTCATTGTGGTCCTGGAACATTGGGGGTGTTATTTATTGATGGACATGCAGAATAA
- a CDS encoding NADH-quinone oxidoreductase subunit NuoE family protein, whose protein sequence is MDMQNKSDEIEEIFSYYSQQPDKGSQEMVVALLRELQDAHGFISLELKERVEQVTGVSPNYLKCLIRMYPTLKEENTVHEIIACTGERCGEKEGGAILNALKRELRIQKNGVSIDGKFKLRTQNCLKKCGTAPNIIIDDVVYSGSELKDLKKLLEKFM, encoded by the coding sequence ATGGACATGCAGAATAAAAGTGATGAAATAGAAGAGATTTTTTCATATTATAGTCAACAGCCGGATAAAGGAAGCCAGGAGATGGTTGTAGCTCTTTTACGAGAGCTGCAAGATGCTCATGGATTTATATCCTTGGAATTAAAAGAACGTGTGGAACAGGTAACAGGTGTTTCTCCCAATTATCTAAAATGTTTGATAAGAATGTATCCAACTCTCAAAGAGGAAAATACAGTACATGAAATAATTGCCTGTACAGGGGAGCGATGTGGGGAAAAAGAGGGCGGAGCGATTTTAAACGCATTAAAAAGAGAACTCCGGATTCAAAAAAATGGAGTATCTATCGATGGAAAATTTAAACTTCGAACACAAAACTGCCTCAAAAAGTGCGGAACAGCTCCCAATATTATAATTGATGATGTGGTATATTCTGGGAGCGAGCTGAAAGATTTAAAAAAATTATTGGAAAAATTTATGTAA
- a CDS encoding transglutaminase domain-containing protein gives MKKRQQLITGILISAMAFSTITKPEVVQASPQKSVSAYELQQKERDLEHNQTAIDFISYCDENQFRTWDQSLGALKDEDAKEIEKCVEDIVKGETEDYKKAKLIYEWIVKNIRYAQPTETPGLDPYEVFTTKKAVCGGFSRLYKAMLNLAGIPAVTIAGNTPYGAHEWNLVYADKEWFYSDSTWGASSMDYFHKTLEDFSNEHRVQRLVAVTQKGENNTIIGFWEGVAVVDVEKNVKDVIVPEKFRDLDIVAISSDIFNGTGIEKLKVSKNVTIIDAQGASNATELKEITVDSANTVYASAAGVLFTKDYSEILHYPMKNTSKLFTIPKETISFDIKQTFISPYLENIYVEKENEKYSSYEGAVYNKDKTELIIIPEGKKSVTVLGNVDFSKSELSPFNSKRNLEEIVLLDGIKEIPADTFNSCTGLQKITIPESVNKIDEWAFTNVNLNQLTILGRSGTEAETYAKNHNIKFSALDTPTPKPEKPEAELKTLNEVIAEAVKVDVSLYTEESVAKFNQALKAAKEVAVKEEVTKEEVVEATEALQKAMKGLEEKPAPKPEKPEAELKELNAVIAKAAKVDVTLYTEESVAKFNQALKAARAVAAKEEVTKEEVVEAIEALQKAMRTLEKKVIKAPEKETEKETEKENGKKPAPVTSDVAFPGLPAGWLALSGAIALLLSKKKK, from the coding sequence ATGAAAAAGAGACAACAATTAATAACAGGAATTTTGATTTCCGCAATGGCATTTTCAACCATTACAAAACCTGAAGTAGTACAAGCAAGCCCTCAAAAGTCGGTAAGTGCTTATGAATTACAACAAAAAGAGCGTGATTTAGAACATAACCAGACAGCTATTGATTTTATTTCTTACTGTGACGAAAATCAATTTAGAACATGGGATCAGTCGCTTGGAGCGCTGAAAGACGAAGACGCGAAAGAAATTGAAAAATGTGTAGAAGATATCGTTAAAGGCGAGACAGAAGACTATAAAAAAGCAAAGTTAATATATGAATGGATTGTTAAAAATATTCGTTATGCGCAACCAACCGAAACTCCGGGATTGGATCCATATGAAGTATTTACGACAAAAAAAGCTGTATGTGGAGGATTTTCAAGACTTTATAAAGCAATGCTGAATTTAGCGGGAATTCCGGCTGTCACAATTGCCGGAAACACACCGTATGGAGCGCACGAATGGAATCTTGTATATGCAGATAAAGAATGGTTTTATTCTGATAGTACATGGGGTGCCAGCAGCATGGATTATTTCCATAAAACATTAGAAGATTTTTCTAACGAGCATCGGGTGCAAAGACTTGTTGCTGTTACCCAGAAAGGCGAAAACAATACAATTATCGGATTTTGGGAAGGCGTTGCGGTTGTCGATGTCGAAAAGAATGTAAAAGACGTTATTGTGCCGGAAAAATTTAGGGATTTGGATATTGTCGCAATTTCCAGTGATATTTTTAACGGAACTGGAATTGAGAAGTTGAAGGTATCAAAGAATGTTACAATAATAGATGCGCAAGGAGCGTCTAACGCAACAGAGTTAAAAGAGATTACGGTAGATTCAGCCAATACTGTATATGCATCTGCGGCCGGTGTACTCTTTACAAAAGATTATTCGGAAATTTTACATTATCCAATGAAAAATACGTCGAAACTGTTTACGATACCAAAAGAAACAATATCTTTCGATATAAAACAGACATTTATCAGTCCTTATTTGGAAAATATATATGTAGAAAAAGAAAATGAAAAGTATTCGTCTTATGAGGGTGCTGTATACAATAAAGATAAGACAGAATTGATTATTATTCCTGAAGGGAAAAAATCGGTAACTGTATTGGGAAATGTCGATTTTAGTAAAAGCGAATTGAGTCCGTTTAACTCTAAGCGGAATCTAGAAGAAATTGTTCTTTTAGACGGAATTAAAGAAATTCCGGCAGATACTTTTAATAGTTGTACAGGACTGCAAAAAATCACAATTCCAGAAAGTGTAAATAAAATTGATGAATGGGCATTTACTAATGTTAATTTGAATCAACTTACAATTTTAGGTAGATCCGGAACAGAGGCAGAAACTTATGCAAAGAACCATAATATTAAGTTTTCAGCATTAGATACACCAACGCCAAAGCCGGAAAAACCGGAAGCAGAATTAAAAACATTAAATGAAGTGATTGCAGAAGCGGTAAAAGTAGACGTTTCTCTTTACACAGAAGAAAGCGTTGCAAAATTCAATCAGGCATTAAAAGCAGCAAAAGAAGTTGCTGTGAAAGAAGAAGTGACAAAAGAAGAAGTTGTGGAAGCAACCGAAGCACTTCAGAAAGCAATGAAAGGTTTGGAAGAAAAACCTGCACCGAAGCCGGAAAAACCGGAAGCAGAATTGAAGGAATTAAACGCTGTGATTGCGAAAGCAGCGAAGGTAGATGTGACTCTTTATACAGAAGAAAGCGTTGCAAAATTCAATCAGGCATTAAAAGCAGCAAGAGCAGTTGCAGCGAAAGAAGAGGTGACAAAAGAAGAAGTTGTGGAAGCAATCGAAGCGCTTCAAAAAGCAATGCGTACTTTAGAGAAAAAAGTAATAAAAGCTCCTGAAAAAGAAACTGAGAAAGAAACAGAAAAAGAAAACGGGAAAAAACCGGCACCTGTGACAAGTGATGTTGCATTTCCTGGTTTGCCAGCAGGATGGCTGGCTTTAAGTGGAGCAATCGCACTCTTGCTTTCTAAAAAGAAAAAATAA
- a CDS encoding class I SAM-dependent methyltransferase, giving the protein MSNELEKYYNKFCEEKRLTRRHGNVEYITSMKYIHKYLKDKNAKILDVGAGTGRYSVQLATEGYDVTAVELVKYNLGILKSKGSSVKAYQGTALNLSRFEEETFDVTLVFGPMYHLYTFEDKVKALEEAKRVTKTNGIILVAYCMNEYSILTYGFKENHICESLKNGKVDQTFHVVAEPKDLYDYVRVEDIDAIRQKAGLERLQLIAADGPANYMRQILNAMDEETYRLFIEYHLSTCERPELLGASAHTLDILKKV; this is encoded by the coding sequence ATGTCCAATGAATTAGAAAAATATTATAATAAGTTTTGCGAAGAAAAACGACTAACAAGACGGCATGGTAATGTCGAATATATTACATCTATGAAATACATTCACAAATATTTAAAAGATAAAAATGCAAAAATATTAGATGTTGGAGCAGGAACGGGGCGATATTCCGTTCAACTTGCCACGGAAGGCTATGATGTTACCGCAGTTGAATTAGTCAAATATAATCTGGGAATTTTAAAATCAAAAGGAAGCAGTGTGAAAGCATATCAAGGAACTGCTTTGAATTTGTCGCGCTTTGAAGAAGAAACCTTTGATGTGACACTGGTTTTCGGACCGATGTATCATTTATATACGTTTGAAGATAAGGTAAAAGCGCTTGAGGAAGCAAAACGAGTCACAAAAACAAATGGTATCATTCTTGTTGCATATTGTATGAATGAGTATAGTATTTTGACTTATGGTTTTAAAGAAAACCACATTTGTGAAAGTCTGAAAAACGGAAAGGTAGATCAAACTTTTCACGTTGTGGCAGAGCCAAAAGATTTATACGACTATGTTCGAGTGGAAGACATTGATGCGATTCGGCAAAAAGCAGGTTTAGAAAGACTTCAGTTGATTGCTGCAGACGGACCGGCAAATTATATGAGACAAATTTTAAATGCCATGGATGAAGAAACTTACCGACTTTTTATAGAATACCATTTATCAACGTGTGAACGTCCGGAATTGCTTGGTGCATCAGCACATACGTTGGATATTTTAAAAAAAGTATGA
- a CDS encoding MerR family transcriptional regulator, translated as MLNIKEVEKLTNITKQNIRYYERQGLIFPKRNPENDYREYSEQDIRQLKIIKILRKLDMPIEEIRRLLHHDIILSDAMELQKERLEKERNRLEDALEFCSQINEKELEQLDVDDCLLKMKNAEERGAVFANLLNDYKKVVQLEEMREFRFMPDSMCMNPSEFTEELCKFANKKHLNLVITKEGMYPEFTIDGIEYEAEREFSRYGAVIHCHMKYFDEIVPLEMPKKKYKQMSMFHKLLPLAIVAIVLVLLVIIRFEDVGNWADKSVIIIGALVEIFVFHRYYYNMEE; from the coding sequence ATGTTAAATATCAAAGAAGTAGAGAAATTAACAAACATTACAAAACAAAATATTCGTTATTATGAGCGGCAGGGACTGATTTTTCCAAAGAGGAATCCGGAAAATGATTATAGAGAATATTCAGAACAGGATATTCGCCAACTGAAAATAATCAAAATTCTACGGAAACTGGATATGCCAATAGAAGAGATTCGGAGATTATTACATCATGATATTATTCTTTCTGATGCGATGGAACTTCAAAAAGAACGGTTGGAAAAAGAAAGAAACAGACTGGAAGATGCTTTGGAATTTTGCAGTCAAATCAATGAAAAAGAATTAGAACAGTTAGATGTAGATGATTGTTTGTTGAAAATGAAAAATGCAGAAGAAAGAGGTGCTGTATTTGCAAATCTTCTGAATGATTATAAAAAAGTAGTACAATTGGAAGAAATGAGAGAATTTCGATTTATGCCGGATTCGATGTGTATGAATCCTTCCGAGTTTACAGAAGAATTGTGTAAATTTGCGAATAAAAAGCATTTGAATTTAGTTATTACAAAAGAAGGAATGTATCCGGAATTTACAATCGATGGAATAGAGTATGAAGCGGAACGAGAATTTTCCAGATATGGTGCAGTAATACATTGTCATATGAAATATTTCGATGAAATTGTACCTTTGGAGATGCCGAAGAAAAAGTACAAACAAATGAGTATGTTTCATAAACTGCTGCCCCTTGCCATCGTAGCGATTGTTTTAGTGCTGCTTGTCATAATAAGATTTGAAGATGTTGGGAATTGGGCAGATAAATCAGTCATTATAATAGGAGCGTTGGTTGAAATATTCGTATTTCACCGATACTATTATAATATGGAAGAGTAA
- a CDS encoding YkgJ family cysteine cluster protein produces the protein MKREIDMREISDGKLYGPNDLVKADCGDCHGCFACCQKMGQSIVLDPLDIYRLTKYLNVSFEQLLAEKIELNVVDGLILPNLKMCGTEERCAFLDENGRCGIHQIRPGICRLFPLGRYYNNGSFQYFLQVHECKKENRTKVKVKKWIDTPDLKRNEKYILEWHDFVIELQEQLMKMTDESYSKKINLFVLQSFFVEPYDMQTDFYIQFENRLAKTKTVIRQLQKGQK, from the coding sequence ATGAAACGTGAAATAGATATGAGAGAAATATCAGACGGGAAGTTATATGGTCCCAATGATCTTGTCAAAGCAGACTGTGGCGATTGCCACGGCTGTTTTGCGTGTTGTCAAAAAATGGGACAATCAATTGTATTGGATCCCCTCGATATTTATAGATTAACGAAATATTTAAACGTGAGTTTTGAACAGCTTTTAGCAGAGAAAATTGAATTGAATGTAGTCGACGGTCTGATTCTTCCAAATTTAAAAATGTGCGGTACAGAGGAACGATGCGCATTTTTAGATGAAAATGGGAGATGCGGCATTCATCAAATTCGTCCGGGGATTTGTCGATTGTTTCCGCTTGGAAGGTATTATAACAATGGCAGTTTTCAGTATTTTTTGCAGGTACATGAATGTAAGAAAGAAAATCGTACAAAAGTAAAAGTAAAAAAATGGATTGATACGCCGGATTTGAAACGGAATGAAAAATATATTTTAGAATGGCATGATTTTGTGATAGAATTACAGGAGCAGCTCATGAAAATGACAGATGAATCCTATAGCAAAAAGATAAATCTATTTGTGCTGCAATCTTTTTTTGTAGAGCCGTACGATATGCAGACTGATTTTTATATACAGTTTGAGAATCGGCTTGCAAAGACAAAAACCGTGATTCGACAATTGCAAAAAGGACAAAAATAA
- a CDS encoding 3'-5' exonuclease, with protein sequence MIKTYVVFDLETTGLDVENDNIIEIGALKVREGKVTDRFMEFLKPDMPISPMITGITGITNEMVKNARDTKTVIRDFVNFCEDHILVGHNIMFDYKFMKKYASQYGESFEKKGIDTLKIARKVHKDLESKSLEALCEHYQIANTAAHRAYHDALATAKVYHMMAHYFEEKGPTVFEPEPLLYRPKKVQPITPKQKTYLESLLLKHPFPLEKQITELARSEASKIIDRIILQYGK encoded by the coding sequence ATGATAAAAACATATGTAGTATTTGATTTGGAGACAACCGGATTGGATGTGGAGAATGACAATATTATTGAAATTGGAGCATTGAAGGTAAGAGAAGGAAAAGTAACAGACCGCTTTATGGAGTTTCTGAAACCGGATATGCCGATTTCCCCTATGATTACCGGAATTACAGGAATTACGAATGAGATGGTTAAAAATGCAAGGGATACGAAAACAGTTATACGTGATTTTGTAAATTTTTGTGAGGACCATATTTTAGTGGGGCATAATATTATGTTCGATTACAAATTTATGAAAAAGTATGCATCACAATACGGCGAGTCTTTTGAAAAAAAGGGAATTGATACACTAAAAATAGCCAGAAAAGTACATAAAGATTTGGAATCGAAAAGTTTAGAAGCCTTGTGCGAGCATTATCAAATTGCAAATACTGCTGCACACAGGGCTTATCATGATGCTTTGGCAACTGCAAAAGTATATCATATGATGGCGCATTATTTTGAAGAGAAAGGACCAACAGTTTTTGAGCCGGAACCATTATTGTATCGTCCTAAAAAAGTACAGCCAATTACACCAAAGCAAAAAACATATCTGGAATCACTTCTTTTAAAGCATCCTTTTCCGTTAGAAAAGCAAATCACAGAACTGGCAAGAAGCGAAGCTTCTAAAATAATTGACCGGATTATTTTGCAATATGGAAAGTAA
- a CDS encoding amidohydrolase family protein, with the protein MIIKGNFIYMTSRTDMQIRQQQFLHVEDGIVQSFYTELPKQFCEEEVKDYGDAIIIPAFCDLHVHAPQYLNRGIGFDKELLPWLETYTFPVEGKYKDPVFAKRAYKLFLNRLWASGTMRFSAFATLHHDATWELMRLTEESGLHAFIGKVNMDRNAPDYLMEDTGKALEETEALILRAKEELQHVRYIATPRFVPSTTEKMMVGIGKLCEKYNLPVQSHLSENRNEIAWVKELHPKINSYTEVYDYYGLLRKNQTIMAHAIYLGEKEKELLREKQVFLAHCAHSNANLSSGVMSLRKNLESGLNCVIASDVAGGHTPAMNQNAVMSVEISKINALFHEDEPALSLPEAFYLATKGAGTFWGKVGSFESGYEFDALVIDMDEMGDLFVRTVTEKLEQFFYDGDDRNIIDRYCQGKQLPKPFPEVERVKKG; encoded by the coding sequence ATGATTATTAAAGGTAATTTTATATATATGACTTCCAGAACGGATATGCAGATTCGACAACAACAGTTTTTGCATGTTGAGGATGGAATTGTACAGTCGTTTTATACAGAACTTCCAAAGCAATTTTGCGAGGAGGAAGTGAAAGATTACGGAGATGCTATTATTATTCCGGCATTTTGTGATTTGCATGTGCATGCTCCGCAGTATTTGAACCGAGGAATCGGTTTTGACAAAGAATTGCTGCCGTGGCTTGAAACATATACGTTCCCTGTGGAGGGAAAATACAAGGATCCTGTGTTTGCCAAGAGGGCGTACAAGCTGTTTCTCAACAGACTTTGGGCATCCGGAACGATGCGGTTTTCGGCATTTGCAACGCTGCATCATGATGCGACATGGGAGTTGATGAGGCTCACAGAAGAATCGGGATTACATGCATTTATCGGAAAAGTCAATATGGACCGGAATGCGCCGGATTATCTGATGGAAGATACGGGAAAGGCGTTGGAGGAAACAGAAGCTTTGATTTTACGAGCAAAAGAGGAGTTACAGCATGTGCGTTATATTGCGACTCCGAGATTTGTTCCGTCCACGACAGAAAAGATGATGGTTGGGATTGGAAAATTGTGTGAGAAATATAATTTGCCGGTACAGTCTCATTTGTCTGAGAATCGAAATGAAATTGCATGGGTAAAAGAGCTGCACCCGAAAATCAATTCTTATACGGAAGTATATGATTACTATGGACTGCTGCGAAAAAATCAGACAATTATGGCGCATGCGATTTATTTGGGAGAGAAAGAAAAAGAATTGTTAAGAGAGAAACAAGTATTTCTTGCACATTGTGCACACTCTAATGCAAATCTATCGAGTGGAGTCATGAGCCTTAGAAAAAATCTGGAGAGTGGATTGAACTGTGTTATCGCAAGTGATGTAGCAGGAGGACATACGCCTGCAATGAACCAGAATGCAGTGATGAGCGTGGAAATTTCTAAAATCAACGCTTTGTTCCATGAAGATGAGCCGGCGTTATCACTTCCGGAAGCATTTTATCTTGCGACAAAAGGCGCAGGTACATTTTGGGGAAAGGTCGGAAGTTTTGAATCCGGATATGAATTTGATGCTCTCGTAATTGATATGGATGAGATGGGCGATTTATTTGTGAGAACTGTCACAGAAAAATTGGAACAGTTTTTCTATGATGGTGATGATCGGAACATTATAGACCGTTATTGCCAAGGGAAACAACTTCCGAAACCTTTTCCGGAAGTTGAGAGAGTAAAGAAGGGGTAG
- a CDS encoding translation factor GTPase family protein, with translation MKNTEKKGKKEHICVGLLAHVDAGKTTLAESILYVSGKTRTLGRVDHGNAYLDTFELERARGITIFAKQAEVDLKEKEVTFLDTPGHVDFSAEMERTLQVLDYAILVIGGADGVQGHVQTLWHLLKRYEIPTFLFVNKMDQSGTDKETLLAELQNRLSASCIDFTCEKDSEAFLEAVAMCDEEVLENYLEGEPITDCKIRKLIQKRKIFPCYFGSALKLEGIDTFLEAFDRYTICPEYADTFGAKVYKISRDAQGMRLTHLKVTGGSLRVKMVLKEEEKVDQIRIYSGSSYRTTEEVEAGRICVITGPDTTRAGEGLGAESEAAAPMLTPVLNYQIELPEGCDVHGMFLKLKQLEEEIPELHIVWDRQLNEIHAQVMGEVQIEILKSMILERFQVDVEFGTGNIVYKETIAEPVEGAGHFEPLRHYAEVRLVLEPLPSGSGLVFSSNCSEDVLERNWQRLIMTHLEEKAHKGVLTGSEITDMKITLINGRAHQKHTEGGDFRQATYRAVRQGLKKAKSILLEPVYEYQLEIPADQVGRAMTDLQRMHAVFEPPKMEVDMAILKGTAPVVTMRDYQREMIVYTRGHGRLFCSLKGYEPCHNAEEVIDSCGYDSEADTEEPTGSVFCSHGSGFYVKWNQVEEYMHTESREKAVSKEKQTVVYELPPVIDEEELRMIFERTYGPMKRERNVFAKRVQAPEPSVKRPKKQTDEKEYLLVDGYNIIFAWEDLKELSEINIEAARMKLMDILSNYQGYRKQTLILVFDAYKVPGNVGEVQKYHNIHVVYTKEAETADQYIEKTVQEIGKKYHVTVATSDALEQMIILGQGAQRISAKGLLEEILTVNQEIRREHLNRQQNTASQYLFESLPEEMANLMDEVRLGRIEFDEIGKRYEEKNRGN, from the coding sequence ATGAAAAATACAGAGAAAAAGGGGAAAAAAGAGCATATTTGTGTTGGTTTGCTGGCCCATGTAGATGCCGGAAAGACAACCCTTGCAGAAAGTATTTTGTATGTAAGCGGAAAGACGAGAACACTTGGGAGAGTGGATCATGGGAATGCATATTTAGATACCTTTGAGCTGGAACGTGCAAGAGGTATCACGATTTTTGCAAAACAGGCAGAGGTAGATCTAAAAGAGAAGGAGGTCACCTTTTTAGACACACCGGGACATGTCGATTTTTCTGCGGAAATGGAGCGGACACTGCAGGTGCTGGATTATGCGATTCTTGTCATTGGCGGTGCAGATGGCGTACAGGGACATGTGCAGACATTGTGGCATCTTTTAAAGAGATATGAGATTCCAACGTTTCTGTTTGTCAATAAGATGGATCAATCCGGAACAGATAAGGAAACGTTACTTGCGGAACTTCAGAATCGTCTTTCTGCTTCCTGTATAGATTTTACCTGTGAGAAGGATAGCGAGGCTTTTTTGGAAGCGGTCGCTATGTGTGATGAAGAGGTATTGGAAAATTATCTGGAAGGAGAACCGATTACAGACTGCAAGATTCGTAAATTGATTCAAAAACGAAAAATTTTCCCTTGTTATTTTGGCTCTGCCTTAAAACTGGAAGGAATTGATACCTTTTTAGAAGCGTTTGACCGGTATACAATCTGTCCGGAATATGCGGATACATTTGGTGCAAAAGTATATAAAATATCAAGAGATGCACAAGGAATGCGGTTGACACATCTGAAAGTGACAGGTGGTTCGCTGCGGGTAAAGATGGTTTTAAAAGAAGAAGAAAAAGTGGATCAAATCCGTATTTATTCCGGTTCGTCTTATCGGACAACAGAGGAGGTGGAAGCCGGAAGAATCTGTGTGATTACCGGACCGGATACGACTCGTGCCGGAGAAGGACTTGGTGCAGAATCAGAAGCAGCAGCTCCGATGCTGACACCAGTGCTGAATTATCAGATTGAACTGCCGGAGGGCTGTGATGTCCATGGTATGTTTTTAAAGTTAAAACAGTTGGAAGAAGAGATTCCGGAGCTGCATATTGTTTGGGACAGACAATTAAATGAAATTCATGCTCAGGTTATGGGAGAGGTACAGATTGAGATTTTAAAAAGCATGATTTTGGAACGATTTCAAGTTGATGTAGAATTTGGAACGGGAAATATTGTGTATAAAGAGACGATTGCAGAACCGGTGGAGGGGGCAGGACATTTTGAACCGCTCCGCCATTATGCAGAAGTCCGTCTTGTACTGGAACCGCTTCCCTCCGGAAGTGGACTTGTTTTTTCATCGAATTGCAGTGAGGATGTGCTAGAGCGCAATTGGCAGAGACTGATTATGACGCATTTGGAAGAAAAAGCGCACAAGGGAGTTCTGACCGGTTCTGAGATTACGGATATGAAGATTACGTTGATTAATGGAAGGGCGCACCAGAAACATACAGAAGGTGGTGATTTCAGGCAGGCAACGTATCGTGCTGTACGACAAGGTTTGAAGAAAGCAAAGAGCATTTTACTGGAACCGGTTTATGAATATCAGTTGGAAATTCCGGCAGATCAGGTTGGACGTGCTATGACAGATTTGCAGAGAATGCATGCCGTCTTTGAACCGCCAAAGATGGAAGTGGATATGGCAATCTTAAAAGGGACGGCTCCGGTTGTCACTATGCGGGATTATCAGCGGGAGATGATTGTGTATACAAGGGGACATGGAAGGTTGTTCTGTTCTCTGAAAGGCTATGAGCCGTGTCACAATGCAGAAGAGGTTATCGATTCCTGTGGATATGATTCGGAGGCGGATACGGAAGAACCGACAGGGTCTGTATTTTGTTCTCACGGATCCGGATTTTATGTAAAATGGAATCAGGTCGAGGAATATATGCACACGGAAAGCCGTGAAAAAGCAGTGTCAAAAGAAAAACAGACAGTTGTTTATGAGTTGCCTCCTGTGATTGACGAAGAAGAATTAAGAATGATTTTTGAGAGGACATATGGTCCGATGAAACGGGAGAGGAATGTGTTTGCCAAACGTGTGCAGGCACCGGAACCTTCTGTGAAACGCCCCAAAAAGCAGACGGATGAGAAAGAATATCTGTTGGTGGACGGATATAATATCATCTTTGCGTGGGAAGATTTGAAAGAGTTGTCAGAAATTAATATTGAAGCTGCCAGAATGAAATTGATGGATATCCTGAGCAACTATCAGGGGTATCGGAAACAGACATTGATTCTGGTGTTCGATGCTTATAAGGTACCGGGGAATGTGGGAGAAGTTCAAAAATATCACAATATTCATGTGGTGTATACGAAAGAAGCAGAAACTGCCGATCAGTATATTGAGAAGACAGTACAGGAAATCGGGAAGAAATATCATGTGACAGTGGCGACATCCGATGCGTTGGAGCAGATGATTATTCTCGGACAGGGAGCGCAACGAATTTCAGCGAAAGGGCTGTTGGAGGAAATTTTGACAGTCAATCAAGAGATTCGAAGAGAGCATTTGAATCGTCAGCAAAATACGGCATCACAATATTTGTTTGAGAGTCTTCCGGAGGAGATGGCAAATCTGATGGACGAGGTAAGGCTTGGAAGAATTGAATTTGATGAGATAGGAAAGAGATATGAGGAAAAAAACAGGGGCAATTGA